The following are encoded together in the Thermosipho japonicus genome:
- the glnA gene encoding type I glutamate--ammonia ligase encodes MEIKEILELVEREKINLIDLKVVDILGKWRHVTLARTNFSEKTFYDGVGFDASNLGYARVTNSDMIMIPDPTTAIIEYIGDDKVLSMICDVYNVETGEPSLHDPRSLLKKTLESISDIADKVYFGPEYEFHIFKDVRYTVESNDISVYIDSDEGFWNSFDKGEYFIGRKKGYHRIPPFDTLMEVRNKIVNELLKYGVPVKYHHHEVGTCQVEIELSFVDALKAADYTLLVKYIARKVAKEYGLIVTFMPKPLYNEAGNGMHVHQFMVKNEKNIFAGNKLYGLSETALSYIAGLLKHAGSVMAFSNPSTNSYRRLVPGFEAPTNAVFALANRTAAIRIPAYVKDDKKRRIEFRTIDASCNPYLAFAAMILAGIDGIRKSLDPTQEGFGPFEGDAYNENIKPLPTSLGAACNELRKDNEYLTVFPKELIDHWISIKMSESREIMSIPHPKEFENYFDV; translated from the coding sequence ATGGAAATAAAGGAAATTTTAGAGTTAGTTGAACGTGAAAAAATAAATTTGATAGACTTGAAGGTTGTTGATATTTTAGGAAAGTGGAGGCATGTAACACTTGCAAGAACAAATTTTTCTGAAAAAACTTTTTATGATGGTGTAGGTTTCGATGCGTCAAATTTGGGATATGCAAGAGTTACTAATAGTGACATGATTATGATCCCGGATCCAACCACTGCAATTATTGAGTATATAGGTGATGATAAGGTTCTTTCAATGATCTGTGATGTTTATAATGTAGAAACAGGAGAGCCTTCACTACATGATCCAAGAAGCTTATTAAAAAAGACTCTTGAATCAATTAGTGATATTGCTGATAAAGTATATTTTGGGCCAGAATATGAATTTCACATTTTTAAAGATGTTAGGTATACAGTTGAAAGTAATGATATTAGTGTTTACATTGATAGTGATGAAGGTTTCTGGAATTCGTTCGATAAAGGTGAATATTTTATTGGGAGGAAGAAAGGATATCATAGAATTCCGCCTTTTGACACTTTGATGGAAGTAAGGAATAAAATAGTAAATGAACTATTAAAATACGGTGTTCCAGTGAAATACCATCACCATGAAGTTGGAACATGTCAAGTAGAAATAGAACTTAGTTTTGTAGATGCTTTAAAAGCGGCTGATTATACACTTTTAGTAAAATATATCGCTAGAAAAGTTGCAAAAGAATATGGTTTAATAGTAACTTTTATGCCAAAACCACTGTACAATGAGGCAGGAAATGGAATGCACGTACATCAATTCATGGTAAAGAATGAAAAGAACATATTTGCTGGTAATAAGTTGTATGGCCTTTCAGAAACCGCATTATCTTACATTGCAGGTCTTTTAAAACATGCTGGCTCTGTAATGGCATTTTCAAATCCTTCAACTAACTCATATAGAAGGTTAGTTCCAGGTTTTGAAGCACCAACAAACGCAGTTTTTGCTTTGGCAAACAGAACAGCAGCAATAAGAATTCCTGCATATGTGAAAGATGATAAGAAAAGAAGAATTGAGTTTAGAACAATAGATGCTTCATGTAATCCATATCTTGCTTTTGCTGCAATGATTCTTGCGGGTATTGACGGCATTAGAAAATCCTTAGACCCAACTCAAGAGGGATTTGGACCATTTGAAGGAGATGCGTATAACGAAAACATTAAACCACTTCCTACGTCGCTCGGTGCAGCTTGTAATGAATTAAGAAAAGATAATGAATATTTAACAGTATTTCCAAAAGAATTAATTGATCATTGGATAAGTATCAAAATGAGTGAATCTAGAGAAATAATGTCAATTCCTCATCCAAAAGAATTTGAAAATTA
- a CDS encoding dehydrogenase: MKRYVIFLVIIIFLKIFGFNFNLFGHQGAIWQVKVFDNLLYTSASDGKVIIWDYKKLTILKTIYSHNSWARALHIDDSYIYVGGYKPDNKLKIYDRRNVTLLKEIEYENGSIFTVTSNENFIAFSGSANRVYLVDKEKFNIVFNYRHDAWVRDIFFDGNLVYSCDEKGVVIVYDTSSFRLVKILNFEYKLIKVVKFKNKIYFVSSNGYILNESSIIKLTNSFTAAYSDGNKLIFGDKDGYIYFFDGRLKNKLRVVNDGILSICKYQNSLFISTTSGKLLKLDNDGTYRVTYFPNNFSIIKKTKIVENNLYVLKFDGTLLKYDLVTGKIIQKYYKISNFEISNSKFYTVNLKNQLLLDSNVLFESLNEITLILEFNNLLFVGTYEELFIFKDFQLFNYISIPNHWFISYEINYNKVLFGTSKGNVITYNIINNNFNIEDFSDSPIVKILNGIPITFDGTIGKKYKLDTNIYDAVVFNSIIYLSTSKGLYSLSDNLLKKVLEKKGLVFLESYNKKIYAIDYNGSISIFDENFNEYGTLSEKHFTISKIDSYNDILVTTGGSKINIWKINGEKLVLLKTFEGHFDVIRDVKIIDKNRFVTASSDRTMKIWDFSGRLIKTLSLHSAYVWTLDFQNGLLFSGGWDGFIYGYNLNSGKVIFEKRFSSKITMIRIVNNYLFLSFINGKIIRYDFLKDKQITLIDTESTIWVFDIYKNYLVFGDENGICYIYSLNNEEIKKIHVHNSTIFSIKVLNDKIVTGANDNSIKIIDFSGNVLYSYNNFKISVLSIAIDEKKNHIFLSNGEKPIVLQIP, translated from the coding sequence ATGAAAAGATATGTAATTTTTTTGGTTATTATAATCTTTTTGAAAATTTTTGGATTTAATTTTAATCTTTTTGGTCACCAAGGAGCAATATGGCAGGTAAAAGTTTTTGATAATTTATTATATACATCAGCTTCTGATGGAAAAGTTATTATATGGGATTATAAAAAGCTTACTATTTTAAAAACTATTTATTCACACAATTCTTGGGCAAGAGCTTTACATATAGACGATAGTTATATATATGTAGGAGGTTATAAGCCAGATAATAAATTAAAAATATATGATAGACGTAATGTAACATTGCTAAAAGAAATAGAGTATGAAAATGGTTCAATATTTACTGTAACTTCCAATGAAAATTTTATCGCATTCTCTGGTTCAGCTAATAGAGTATATTTAGTTGACAAAGAAAAATTTAATATAGTTTTTAATTATAGACATGATGCATGGGTTAGAGACATATTTTTTGATGGAAATTTAGTTTATAGTTGTGATGAAAAAGGTGTAGTAATTGTTTATGATACTTCTTCTTTTAGGCTAGTTAAAATTTTAAATTTTGAATATAAATTAATAAAGGTTGTAAAATTTAAAAACAAAATATACTTTGTATCATCAAATGGTTACATACTGAATGAGAGCTCCATTATTAAATTAACCAATTCTTTTACAGCTGCATACTCAGATGGTAATAAATTGATTTTTGGAGATAAGGATGGATATATATATTTTTTTGATGGTAGATTAAAAAACAAGCTTCGAGTAGTTAATGACGGAATTTTGAGTATATGTAAATACCAAAACTCTTTATTTATTAGTACCACTTCTGGTAAGTTATTAAAATTAGATAACGACGGAACTTATAGAGTAACATATTTTCCTAACAATTTTTCAATAATAAAGAAAACTAAAATTGTTGAAAATAATCTTTATGTATTAAAGTTTGATGGGACATTATTAAAATATGATCTTGTAACTGGTAAAATTATACAAAAGTATTATAAAATTTCAAATTTTGAAATTTCTAACTCAAAGTTTTATACAGTTAATTTAAAAAACCAATTATTACTAGATTCAAATGTTTTGTTTGAGTCACTGAATGAAATAACACTAATTTTAGAATTCAATAATCTTTTATTTGTTGGTACATATGAAGAGCTTTTTATTTTTAAAGATTTTCAACTTTTTAATTATATTTCCATACCAAATCATTGGTTCATATCTTATGAAATTAATTATAACAAGGTACTTTTTGGAACAAGTAAAGGCAATGTAATTACTTATAATATTATTAATAATAATTTTAACATAGAAGATTTTTCAGATTCTCCAATTGTTAAAATTTTGAATGGTATACCAATAACTTTTGATGGAACAATAGGTAAAAAATATAAGTTAGATACAAATATTTACGATGCTGTAGTTTTTAATTCAATAATATATTTATCTACCTCAAAAGGTCTATACTCACTTTCAGATAATTTGCTCAAAAAAGTATTAGAGAAAAAAGGACTTGTTTTTCTTGAATCATATAACAAAAAAATTTATGCAATAGATTATAATGGTTCTATTAGTATTTTTGATGAAAATTTTAACGAGTATGGGACTTTATCTGAAAAACATTTTACTATATCAAAAATTGATTCATATAACGACATCCTTGTGACTACAGGAGGTAGTAAAATAAACATATGGAAAATTAATGGTGAAAAATTAGTTCTTTTAAAAACATTTGAAGGACATTTTGATGTTATAAGGGATGTAAAAATTATTGATAAAAATAGGTTTGTGACAGCATCAAGTGATAGAACTATGAAAATATGGGATTTTTCTGGAAGACTCATTAAAACACTTTCTCTACACAGCGCTTATGTTTGGACTCTTGATTTTCAAAATGGATTACTTTTTTCTGGTGGTTGGGATGGATTTATATACGGATATAATTTAAATAGCGGAAAAGTTATCTTTGAAAAAAGATTTTCTTCAAAAATTACTATGATAAGAATAGTAAATAACTATTTGTTTTTATCGTTTATTAATGGAAAAATAATAAGGTATGATTTTTTGAAAGACAAACAAATCACGTTAATTGATACTGAAAGTACTATATGGGTGTTTGATATCTATAAAAATTATCTTGTTTTTGGTGATGAAAATGGAATTTGTTATATTTATAGTCTAAACAATGAGGAAATTAAAAAGATACATGTTCATAACTCAACAATATTTAGTATAAAAGTTCTTAATGATAAGATAGTAACCGGAGCAAACGATAATTCTATAAAAATAATTGATTTTTCTGGAAATGTACTGTATTCATATAATAATTTTAAAATTTCTGTTTTGTCTATAGCAATAGATGAAAAGAAAAATCACATCTTCTTATCAAACGGTGAAAAACCTATAGTTTTGCAAATTCCTTAA
- a CDS encoding potassium channel family protein has product MNRENIEKTLLKQIAFFSILIVIVLLLGVLYYHYFEGLPFVDAFFFTAITISTVGYTMPENLSETGRLFTSFLIFLGVSVVLYGVSTVTAIIVEGKLSNYMKERRNRKMISKLKDHIIVVGAGKTGQYVIGELIREKENFVIIDLNEENINKVVEGYNISIPYIVGDAAEEDILLEAGVTKAKALITTLPEDHVNVFVVLSARTLNPTMTIISKVTDVASIRKLIYAGATTVVAAAEIAGTRMARLTTRPDSVNFLDLFAFGNESYRIEEVKIPPKSSIISKKLSELQLSKKFKIMVVAALRKGENIFGPDGDFEILEDDSLMIMGRKEDIEKFKEFAKL; this is encoded by the coding sequence ATGAATAGAGAAAATATAGAAAAGACGCTTTTAAAACAAATTGCTTTTTTTTCAATATTAATAGTCATAGTATTGCTTTTAGGAGTCCTTTATTATCATTATTTTGAAGGACTCCCTTTTGTTGATGCATTTTTCTTTACTGCAATTACAATTTCTACAGTTGGCTATACCATGCCAGAGAATTTATCTGAAACAGGTCGATTATTTACATCTTTTTTGATATTTTTAGGTGTAAGTGTTGTATTATATGGAGTTTCAACTGTTACTGCAATAATTGTTGAAGGAAAGTTAAGTAATTATATGAAAGAAAGGAGAAACAGGAAAATGATTAGTAAACTAAAAGACCACATTATAGTGGTTGGGGCGGGTAAAACTGGCCAATATGTAATTGGGGAATTGATCCGAGAGAAAGAAAACTTTGTTATAATTGATTTGAATGAAGAAAACATAAATAAAGTAGTTGAAGGTTATAACATATCAATTCCTTATATAGTTGGTGATGCTGCAGAAGAAGATATATTACTTGAGGCAGGTGTGACAAAAGCAAAAGCATTAATAACTACACTTCCTGAAGATCATGTTAACGTTTTTGTTGTCTTAAGTGCAAGAACGTTAAATCCTACAATGACTATAATTTCAAAAGTTACTGATGTAGCATCAATTAGAAAACTTATATATGCTGGAGCTACAACTGTTGTTGCTGCTGCTGAAATTGCGGGCACTAGAATGGCACGTCTTACAACTCGTCCAGACAGTGTTAACTTTTTAGATCTTTTTGCATTTGGAAATGAATCTTACAGAATAGAAGAGGTTAAAATACCTCCAAAGAGCTCTATAATTAGTAAAAAACTTTCAGAATTACAACTATCTAAAAAGTTTAAAATAATGGTAGTTGCAGCTTTAAGAAAAGGAGAAAATATATTTGGACCTGATGGTGATTTTGAAATCTTGGAAGATGATTCATTAATGATTATGGGAAGAAAAGAGGATATTGAAAAATTTAAGGAATTTGCAAAACTATAG
- a CDS encoding cupin domain-containing protein, with the protein MIISTPEKVEPIIIDNGKVEKRILIGSKDGAKNFVMRLFRLKPGANTPYHTHNWEHEIFVLKGKIQVVSKDNKTDVTAGAFIFVKPNEEHQFVNVGNEDAEFICVIPYIEGNE; encoded by the coding sequence ATGATAATATCCACGCCAGAAAAAGTAGAACCTATAATAATAGATAATGGAAAAGTTGAGAAAAGAATATTGATAGGTTCAAAAGATGGTGCTAAAAATTTTGTAATGAGGCTTTTTAGATTAAAACCCGGAGCTAATACACCTTATCATACTCATAATTGGGAACATGAAATATTTGTTTTAAAAGGAAAAATACAAGTTGTCTCTAAAGATAATAAAACTGATGTTACAGCAGGAGCATTTATTTTTGTCAAACCAAATGAAGAACATCAATTTGTCAATGTAGGAAATGAAGATGCAGAATTTATTTGTGTAATACCTTACATTGAGGGAAATGAATAG
- the jag gene encoding RNA-binding cell elongation regulator Jag/EloR, which yields MKKLTITGKSVEEVLAIFEEEMKISKNEYEYLVIDKGSSGFFGFLARDAVVEITIKKEFYERKLEEFLKNIVSYFDSDIKVSVFAKNPRLFIAKIDGEGIGKIIGKHGKGLGALQHIATIFLNRLSDIKITVIIDAGDYREKRKELIKKIVENAVEKISAGVERVELDPMFSFERRLVHEFLKKYPHVHSFSEGVEPYRYVVIERRRNHDNIHARKSRTYNNR from the coding sequence TTGAAAAAATTGACAATTACTGGTAAAAGTGTTGAAGAAGTCCTTGCAATATTTGAAGAAGAAATGAAAATAAGCAAAAATGAATATGAATATTTAGTAATAGATAAAGGTTCAAGTGGTTTTTTTGGTTTTCTTGCAAGAGATGCTGTAGTGGAAATAACAATAAAAAAGGAATTTTATGAAAGAAAGCTTGAAGAATTTTTAAAAAACATTGTTTCTTATTTTGACTCAGATATTAAAGTAAGTGTTTTTGCTAAAAATCCAAGGCTTTTTATAGCTAAAATTGACGGTGAAGGAATAGGAAAAATTATTGGAAAGCATGGTAAAGGTCTAGGGGCGCTTCAGCATATTGCTACAATATTTTTAAACAGACTTTCAGATATAAAAATTACTGTTATAATTGATGCAGGAGACTACAGGGAAAAAAGAAAAGAATTAATTAAAAAAATTGTAGAAAATGCAGTAGAAAAAATATCAGCTGGAGTAGAAAGAGTTGAACTTGATCCGATGTTTTCTTTTGAAAGAAGGCTAGTTCACGAATTTTTAAAGAAATATCCACATGTTCATTCTTTTTCTGAGGGAGTTGAACCTTATCGTTATGTAGTCATCGAAAGGAGGAGAAATCATGATAATATCCACGCCAGAAAAAGTAGAACCTATAATAATAGATAA
- the yidC gene encoding membrane protein insertase YidC, translating to MKRIIAVIFLFATLIMIAGTISVEERTDGIYVFTKFMEYKFDYNGNLSEVYRTIERRARMFLYSNDGFDIEGVSSTPTFSWQGLKDGDKYTEVTLKFNYSDEIEKIYNFKEGPNYIFDVSVISSKEVVVHVPRVGFENDDRLRNNIFLSFYSKGDIISIIKFNGNTLGGNSVKGSNLRFLVYIGPYKKTLIKSAFSDDYDLISEMLKTVSGVGGWFDFILYPLVYFFGWINNFTRNFGLTIIVFTIIVRFVLYPLYHSQTKSMIKMRKLQPIVEQIKKKYKDPQKQQQELLKAYRENKINPASGCLMAFVQLPIFIILYQVIRYYQEEFAFSGRFLFWNDLTAGGFSANWIFLVIQILAGYYLALITSQDSRTAWQSIIMSFIFPFLFIGLPSGVFLYYTSNTLIQLGITYYIYKKYKIKGITQRELWGLPNKG from the coding sequence TTGAAAAGGATAATTGCCGTCATTTTTTTGTTTGCTACACTTATAATGATTGCTGGTACTATTTCTGTGGAAGAAAGAACTGATGGAATATATGTTTTTACAAAATTTATGGAATATAAATTTGACTATAATGGAAACTTAAGTGAAGTATATAGAACTATTGAGAGAAGAGCAAGAATGTTTTTATATTCAAACGATGGTTTTGATATTGAAGGTGTTAGTTCAACACCAACGTTTAGTTGGCAAGGATTAAAGGATGGAGATAAATATACTGAAGTTACATTGAAATTTAACTATTCTGATGAAATTGAAAAAATATATAATTTCAAAGAAGGTCCAAATTACATATTTGATGTATCAGTTATATCTTCGAAAGAAGTTGTTGTTCATGTGCCAAGAGTAGGTTTTGAAAATGATGATAGGCTTAGGAATAACATCTTTTTATCATTTTATAGTAAGGGTGACATAATTTCGATTATAAAATTTAATGGTAATACTCTTGGTGGGAATAGTGTTAAAGGATCAAATTTAAGATTCTTGGTGTATATTGGCCCTTATAAAAAAACTCTTATTAAAAGTGCATTTTCAGATGACTATGATTTGATTTCAGAAATGCTTAAAACAGTATCAGGTGTAGGTGGCTGGTTTGACTTTATACTTTATCCTTTAGTTTATTTCTTTGGTTGGATCAATAATTTTACCAGAAATTTTGGTCTTACAATTATAGTGTTTACAATTATTGTAAGATTTGTTTTATATCCTCTTTATCACTCACAAACAAAGTCAATGATTAAAATGAGAAAGTTACAGCCTATTGTTGAACAAATTAAGAAAAAATATAAAGACCCACAAAAACAACAACAAGAATTACTTAAGGCATATAGAGAAAATAAAATCAATCCAGCAAGTGGATGCTTAATGGCTTTTGTACAACTTCCTATATTCATAATTCTTTACCAAGTTATTAGGTACTATCAAGAAGAGTTTGCTTTTAGTGGTAGATTCCTTTTCTGGAATGACTTAACAGCAGGTGGATTTAGTGCAAATTGGATTTTTTTGGTAATTCAGATATTAGCTGGTTATTATCTAGCACTTATAACTAGCCAAGATTCAAGGACCGCATGGCAGAGCATAATAATGAGTTTTATTTTCCCATTTTTATTCATTGGTTTACCAAGTGGTGTATTCCTCTATTATACGTCAAACACTTTGATACAATTAGGTATAACCTATTATATCTATAAAAAATATAAAATTAAGGGAATTACACAAAGAGAACTTTGGGGATTACCTAATAAGGGGTGA
- the yidD gene encoding membrane protein insertion efficiency factor YidD, producing MRKIILKLIRFYQKFISPLKPPTCIYTPTCSEYTYQAVQKFGIFKGLFLGFKRILRCNPLHEGGYDPVPEKFYIFKGRRSG from the coding sequence ATGAGGAAAATAATATTAAAGCTGATTAGATTTTATCAGAAATTTATATCTCCTTTAAAACCACCAACATGTATTTATACACCTACATGTTCTGAATATACTTATCAAGCGGTCCAGAAGTTTGGGATTTTTAAAGGTCTTTTCCTGGGCTTCAAGCGTATTTTAAGATGTAATCCATTGCATGAAGGCGGATACGATCCAGTTCCAGAAAAGTTTTATATTTTTAAGGGGAGGCGGTCTGGTTGA
- the rnpA gene encoding ribonuclease P protein component → METSSIKRFGFKKEERLKLRKDILKVYKNGRSVQSSYFVILYCKNGLDYSKFAFSVKKKFGKAVKRNKVKRWMREIVRTNKMKIPKGYDYLIIVRKLLSKNFKHIQFSQFKEALLELFERIGNEENNIKAD, encoded by the coding sequence ATGGAGACTAGCAGTATAAAACGGTTTGGATTTAAAAAAGAAGAACGCTTGAAGCTCAGGAAAGACATTTTAAAAGTTTATAAGAATGGGAGAAGTGTTCAAAGTAGTTATTTTGTAATTTTGTATTGTAAAAATGGACTAGATTACAGCAAGTTTGCTTTTTCAGTAAAAAAGAAATTTGGTAAGGCAGTAAAAAGGAATAAAGTAAAAAGATGGATGCGTGAAATTGTAAGAACAAATAAAATGAAAATTCCAAAAGGATACGATTATTTAATTATTGTAAGAAAGTTGTTATCAAAGAATTTTAAACATATTCAATTTAGTCAATTTAAAGAAGCACTTTTAGAGTTATTCGAAAGGATAGGCAATGAGGAAAATAATATTAAAGCTGATTAG
- the rpmH gene encoding 50S ribosomal protein L34 — translation MKRTYQPSRIKRKRTHGFLARKKTAGGRKVLKNRRRKGRWRLAV, via the coding sequence ATGAAAAGAACGTACCAACCTTCAAGAATCAAAAGGAAAAGAACACATGGCTTTCTTGCAAGAAAAAAAACAGCAGGTGGTAGAAAAGTATTAAAGAACAGAAGAAGAAAAGGAAGATGGAGACTAGCAGTATAA
- a CDS encoding HD-GYP domain-containing protein — protein sequence MTKINLILFIILIVIITMFIHGFLLKLNISDSSKFLASYFDNLISSRIFLKSKLDKNFFDPQMKIDLSRILIEGPNEYIRGIYYSSNSIKYVEKSGNNYILYEIPLTLFNFNQSSLKHYEILVNNKIVYSNEISKIGSEYHSNILDSRYLSKYGFEIVVGYKNSFFIGSYLLIILPTLVLLMVFYYILYNLRKDAVSLDITLKNLNIELNKTYEEFKSKRILDFNKQITNNERINTLQKTFIRMFDEFKKILNEHEKTNEILEETMAELEETNAELMEKNLQIISALAEAVEIKDSVTGNHSKNVMDLSIELAKELDVNDPAELEAIKYGAILHDIGKIGIPEHILNKPGKLDDKEFEIMKKHTIYGEKIIKTIPGWDLVADVIRHHHENWDGSGYPDNLKDGEISLRAQIVAIVDVFVALTEDRPYRNGLSVEKAIEIMKEMVGSKFSPELFEKFIRVLKKRGLIN from the coding sequence GTGACTAAGATTAATTTAATTTTATTTATCATTTTAATTGTTATCATAACAATGTTCATTCATGGATTTCTACTAAAGTTAAATATTAGTGATTCTAGTAAATTTTTAGCTAGCTATTTTGATAATTTGATTTCAAGTCGTATATTTTTAAAATCAAAATTGGACAAAAATTTTTTTGATCCTCAAATGAAGATTGATCTTTCAAGAATTTTAATTGAAGGACCTAATGAATACATAAGAGGAATTTACTATTCATCAAATTCGATAAAATATGTTGAAAAATCTGGAAATAATTATATTTTATATGAAATTCCTTTAACGTTGTTTAATTTCAACCAGTCTTCACTTAAGCATTATGAAATATTGGTAAATAATAAAATTGTGTACTCAAATGAAATTTCAAAAATTGGTAGTGAATATCATAGTAATATACTTGATTCAAGATATCTGTCAAAATATGGATTTGAGATAGTAGTAGGTTATAAAAACTCGTTTTTTATTGGATCATATTTATTGATTATCCTACCAACTTTGGTTTTGTTAATGGTTTTCTATTATATTCTCTATAATTTAAGGAAAGATGCTGTGAGTTTGGATATAACTTTAAAGAATTTAAATATAGAATTGAATAAAACTTATGAAGAATTTAAGTCCAAAAGAATTTTGGATTTTAATAAGCAGATAACGAATAACGAAAGAATAAATACTCTTCAGAAAACATTTATTAGAATGTTTGATGAATTTAAAAAAATATTGAATGAACATGAAAAAACCAATGAAATACTAGAAGAAACAATGGCAGAACTGGAGGAGACTAACGCAGAATTGATGGAAAAAAATTTACAAATTATCTCAGCTCTTGCTGAAGCTGTTGAAATTAAAGATTCAGTAACAGGAAATCATTCGAAAAATGTTATGGATTTGTCTATAGAACTTGCTAAAGAGCTTGATGTAAATGATCCAGCAGAACTTGAAGCAATAAAATATGGTGCAATTTTGCACGATATTGGAAAAATAGGAATTCCAGAACATATTTTAAATAAACCTGGAAAATTGGATGATAAAGAATTTGAAATTATGAAAAAACATACTATATATGGTGAAAAAATAATAAAAACTATACCTGGTTGGGATTTAGTGGCAGATGTAATAAGGCATCACCACGAAAATTGGGATGGTAGCGGATATCCAGATAATTTGAAAGATGGTGAAATAAGTTTAAGAGCACAAATAGTTGCAATAGTAGATGTTTTTGTAGCATTAACTGAAGACAGGCCATATAGAAATGGATTATCGGTTGAAAAAGCTATTGAAATTATGAAGGAAATGGTTGGGAGCAAATTTTCACCTGAGCTTTTTGAAAAATTCATTAGAGTTCTTAAAAAACGCGGCTTAATAAATTAG
- a CDS encoding ABC transporter substrate-binding protein, which yields MKKLNYNLYILIIIAIIFLQVIYWYFVQSNTYGFLYSLKNSSHNVVSTYDGKLNFISFNEEGLKENDLRFLKSKGVNIIIGPNFSSSIAIIEKELEKYDLIALSPSITSNDLLNNKNIFSLVPINKIQVGVIVSFLKEKNIKNVLLVLDPFNKIYSKDFLDILKSFNGKAVYFYSSKLSNIVLDSFDAIVITLSPNLALDFFNIISDYSGIILLSDSAVDSSLIILPSYNNLYIVDFGFKKIDWPLITINEIISLLSKHKFISSEQFVSYFINHTVVNNQAFTPEGYLIRNIRIEKFDILRKEIAIEEGQSD from the coding sequence ATGAAAAAATTGAATTATAACCTTTATATCTTAATTATTATTGCAATTATTTTTTTGCAAGTTATATATTGGTATTTTGTTCAAAGTAACACTTATGGGTTTTTATATTCGTTAAAAAATTCATCACATAATGTTGTTTCAACTTATGATGGAAAATTAAACTTTATTTCATTCAACGAAGAGGGCTTAAAAGAAAATGATTTAAGATTTTTAAAGTCTAAAGGGGTAAACATAATAATTGGGCCAAACTTTAGTAGTAGCATTGCCATTATAGAAAAAGAATTAGAAAAATACGATTTGATAGCGTTATCTCCGAGTATTACTTCGAATGACTTATTAAATAATAAAAATATTTTTTCTCTTGTTCCAATAAATAAAATACAAGTTGGTGTAATTGTTTCTTTTTTGAAAGAAAAAAATATTAAAAATGTTCTTTTAGTACTCGATCCTTTTAATAAAATTTATTCTAAAGATTTTCTAGATATTCTTAAAAGTTTTAACGGAAAGGCTGTATATTTCTATTCTTCAAAGCTTTCAAACATTGTTTTAGATAGTTTTGATGCAATTGTAATAACATTATCCCCTAACTTAGCGCTAGATTTTTTTAACATAATAAGTGATTATAGTGGAATAATTTTACTATCTGATTCAGCAGTTGATAGTTCTTTAATAATATTACCTTCTTACAACAATCTTTATATTGTAGATTTTGGATTTAAAAAAATTGATTGGCCTTTAATAACAATTAATGAGATAATTAGTCTTTTATCTAAACATAAATTTATTTCTTCAGAACAATTCGTGAGTTATTTTATAAATCATACTGTTGTTAATAATCAAGCTTTTACACCGGAAGGTTATTTAATAAGAAATATACGTATTGAAAAATTTGATATATTAAGAAAGGAGATCGCAATTGAAGAGGGGCAAAGTGACTAA